TACTGGTGGCTCGTAACGGCAACCTGTGAAAACCAGGACTCCGGCGGCGATTCTGGCTGCTCAGGGCGGGTAATGATTTCAAAAATGCCGTTTCGGGCTGCCGGTTGATAAAGTGCTTCGACACACACCTGCGCTACTTTTTGCCGGGGAATCCGCCCCTCAAACAAGGTGTCCGGCCCCTGGATCACCAATCCTCCGGGAATGTTGTCA
This Gloeomargarita sp. SKYB120 DNA region includes the following protein-coding sequences:
- a CDS encoding NAD(P)H-binding protein → VAKFHKVQHFVLVSSLCVSQFLHPLNLFWFILYWKKQAELYLQNSGLTYTILRPGGLLNDNIPGGLVIQGPDTLFEGRIPRQKVAQVCVEALYQPAARNGIFEIITRPEQPESPPESWFSQVAVTSHQ